Below is a window of Malus domestica chromosome 13, GDT2T_hap1 DNA.
GGACAATAGTGTGTTTCACTACAGGACTAAATGTATCAGCATAATCGAGTCCATGTTCTTGACTGTAGCCTTGTGCCACTAATCGAGCTTTATACCTGGAAATCTTGCCAAATTGATCCTTCTTTATCTTATACACCCATTTACTACTTATCACATTCCTATCAATCGGTGGTGGCACCAACTCCCACGTTCCTTGTTTTTGCAAAGCTGTAAACTCTTTTACCAGAGCATTTCTCCAATGTTCATGACTAACTGCTATTCTAAAAGTAGTAGGCTCAACCGAATCATGTATAGACAAAACAACAGTATAGCCCTTGAATACAACATCAATAGAATCACTGGTATGTTCCTCGGAAACATCAAGAGTAGTTGCAATATAAGAACTATAATCTTTTCTTGAGATGACACCTGATTTGAGTCTAGTTGTCATAGGATGACTAAAGGATACAATTAGTAAATTAGAGTGTACAACAACTTTTGAATCATTATTTGGATCAAGTGAGTGAGTTACCTCGAAGTGTGCAAAACTAGGGacaaacaacaaagcatttgATGTGTTAGAGGAAGGTGAAGTATGTTGGGGGGAAGCTTGTACAGAAGAACCATGATTTGAAACCTGTTGAATATCAGTCATATATATTGAGTTACCTTAAGAACTAAAATGCTGCTCCACACTTACAGAATTCACACTGTTTCTTGTGTCTTGATTAATACTCCCAGAATGTGGATGATTCCAATTAGCTAAAGAATTCACATTGTTGCCACTAGATTCAATGGAATTAGTACTAATACATACCCTACTAGACTGATCAGAGCCATTGAAAGTGGGTATTATAATTGGCATAAGTACAAGATACTGTTCTAGGTGAGTGGTCACCTGTTGTGAAGAGGATTGTACATGATTTGTCATAAATGGAAACACAGTTTCATCATGCACCACATGTCTAGAAATGAACAACTTCTATTTCACTCTATGATAACTCACACAACCTTTGTATCCCAAAGCATAACCCAAAAATGTGCATTGATCAGTTTTGACATCCAATTTACTAGAGGTATAGGGTCTAAGAAAAGGATAAACTGCTGTGCCAAAGACTTTGAGACCATTCAATATTGGATTTACTCCAAACAACTTAAAGAATGGAGATTGCATTTGtaaattttggcatggcatcCTATTAATCAGAAAAATGGCATGGGAACAAGCATGAAACCAAAAATTGTGAGGCAAATGAGTAATGGATAGCAAAGTGACTGCAGTTTCTATAATATGTCTATGTTTGCGTTTAGTTACTCCATTTGTTGTAGAATGTATGGACAAGATACCAAATGTATAATCCCATTAGTGGCCAAAAATTTCTTAAACTTTAAGCTCACATACTCACCCCCACCATCAAATTGAAAGTACTTGACATTAGCCTTAAAATGATTCTTGATAAATGCATAGAACTGCTCAAACACTAACTGAACCTGAGACTTGTAACACAGTTGGCAAATCCATGTAAATTTTGTAAAGTCATCAATGAAGCTAACATAGTATTTATCATTCCATTGATACAACTGGTGATGGCCCCCAAACATCACTACTTACTCTTTCAAAGGGTTTTACAGAAACATGTGAACTAGGAAAAAAACATTTGTCTTGACATTTTTCTTTGCAAACAAAAACTACACACATTCTTATTCACATCAGTTTTATATGGTATCTGAGATTGAGAGAGCATACTATGTAAAATCTTATTGCTAGGATGCCCTAGTCTATGATGCCACATAGAAGCCTTGATTGCTTGTCCAAGAAAGGCAGTTGGTGAAGGTTGCAGCAATTTATTGTAGTTGAAGAATAACTGCTTTGGAATGTAGTACAAACCCTTATTACTCCTTCCTCTCAGTAGGATTGTCTTTGTTGCCTTGTCCTGCACCCAAAatccaaattcatcaaaaaatatataacaGTTATTGTCTCTGCACAGAGTATAAATAGATAATAAACTTGCAGCGAAATGAGGAACATGTAGGATAGTTAACAGATTTAAAGGTTTAGAGGTAGTGGTGATAGAGTTTGAACAAGTATTTTTCATTGGAAGACACTCTTCATTTCCCATAGTGATTTTTTGATCTCCTTCAAAAGGTGTGATCATGTTTAGATCAGCCATGTCCCCTGTTATGTGGTGTGTTGCATCGGTATCCATAATCCATGCTTGATTTGCATTAAATTCAGATGGTGCACTGGCATTCATAGCAATAAGTGACGGAGGTGGACATACACCTAACATGCATAATTGCTTATGTGATAGCAATTTAGTGTAGTATGGCCTCGTTTCCCATAAATCTGGCATTCTGGAATAGATTTACCAAAAGAATGTTACTACTCATTCCTGTAAAAACAATTTGGTGTAGTATGCCCACGCttgccacaaatttgacattctGGGATGACATTTGGCTTCTGTCCAGAATTTCCATTCCAATTAGTCCATGAACCAGAAACACTTCCACCCGAAGATCCATTCTTAGACTGATAATCTCCTGAAGATCCAGAAGAACCACCATTGTTTCTATTCCCAACATTAAAACCTCCATTAAATCGTGGCCTAAAATTGTTTCTATTTCTGTTGAAGTTGAATTGTTGACCACCATTGTAACCTCCATTATTCCCAGATGGCCTTTGATATTGTCCTACAAAACCAGCATTGCCATTGTGATTCCCAAATTGCCTTTGATATTGTCCCACAAAACCCACATTGCCATTGTAATGAGTATCATTATGAGTTGATGATTCTCCTTGATAAACCTGTCCATTTGCACCAGAATTTGAGGATCCTCCTAGAAATATTTGCCTTGTAACTCCTGTCATGGATGACTCCCCTTCACAATACATGCCAAACATAGGGAATGAAACAGAACTTGGTGAATCTTCAGCGGTTCTCTCAGCACTCAACAGTTGTGCACGAAACTCCTTAAGAGTCATCAGAGTTTCCCATGCCACGACCACAGTCCTGATCATATTGTTCTCAGATGGTAATCCTGCTAAAGCAGCCACAATTAGATCATTTTCAGAAATTATCTCCCCTGCAGCTAGCAACTGATCATTGAGATGTTTAAGTCTCAAAAGATACTTCTCAATCGTATCGGTACCCTTTTTAATAGTGTGAAGCTCTGTCTTCAAATGATTGATCCGAGCACGAGACATAATAGCATATCGATCATTAAGATATGTCCAAGCTTCGTAGGTAGTTTTACTCCCCACAACATATTCAATGGCCTCATCGCCTAAAGTTGCAATTAAGAGACTGAGTAAAGCCTTATCTATTTTGATCCACTATTTATACGCCTCGGTGATCTCTTTGGTAACACCAGTATCAAGTGAGATAACATACTTAGGTGGACAAACATTTGTTCCATCAAAGTATTCAAACATATCATAACCTCTAGGACAGAACGAAATTGAAAGGACCACTTTGCAAAGTTATCATCATGCAATCAAATAGTCAACATCCCAAGCAATCCATCAATCTTTAAA
It encodes the following:
- the LOC139190519 gene encoding uncharacterized protein, whose product is MSRARINHLKTELHTIKKGTDTIEKYLLRLKHLNDQLLAAGEIISENDLIVAALAGLPSENNMIRTVVVAWETLMTLKEFRAQLLSAERTAEDSPSSVSFPMFGMYCEGESSMTGVTRQIFLGGSSNSGANGQVYQGESSTHNDTHYNGNVGFVGQYQRQFGNHNGNAGFVGQYQRPSGNNGGYNGGQQFNFNRNRNNFRPRFNGGFNVGNRNNGGSSGSSGDYQSKNGSSGGSVSGSWTNWNGNSGQKPNVIPECQICGKRGHTTPNCFYRNE